The following is a genomic window from Mya arenaria isolate MELC-2E11 chromosome 4, ASM2691426v1.
CTTTAGTATATAACATAACGCATATGGTAACATACAGAACATATTGCTTAAAGGAACCTGCTCATGTTTTAGCaccaaacatgttttttttctggtaatacttatataataataatttagcGCTTTGATGTCTAAATTGCAGAAGAAAACACAATTAAGGTCTCAAAGAAACAACCTGGTTGGAGCAAATCTACGACGATCATGataagcaaatatattaaaaaaacgatACTTTATTCACTTGTCCACAAGAACTCGTACTTAACTATTGGAAATTAAAAcctttattaaaacattggtaGCATTAAGTGATAATGTATACAACAAATCACGCtaaagccttttgttgaatcgcgtAATTGAGACATTTCGAAATCGTGGACCtcaaagataatatttgagCATATGTCAACACTTGATGATGGGTTCTAGCAGTTGGTATCATAGTTTAAACACACCTAATAAtttgccaaactttattttttttaattgaagtcATAGAAAACCTATTCCccattatttcttattttccccACCAATCAATCCATACGAGTTTATAATCTAGCATAGGTGAGTTTAGtctattttaatgcgtaaataCAACATTTACGCAATGCAGTTAAATTATGGAGTACAATTTACTGAACCGAACCCTATTTCAATTCTTTTGCGCGCTCAGACGATtcttgaaatgatatttttaggTGGCAAACGGTCGATTTAAGATGCTGCATTGATTCTATGTTATTTTATGCACATGGACAAACGTCCTTTCCTCTCCGAAACGTTTTTAAGGGAGTGATCAGAAAACTCTTACAAAGCAACGTAAAAGAACTCTTACAAAGCAACGTACAAGGGAAACCACAGGGCAGTTACACTTGTCCTCGCTTATCACATTTAAATAGTACATCCTCATCTTGATTAAtcataagtacatacatgtatgtcagatTATGGAACAAAATACgtttgtttgttgttaattTGAGGGgcacacaaaatgttttaaataattataaatattgaacgTACCGTATACCCAAGAAATAGATATAACCTCGATTAAAGCAACGATTGTACCCGTCCATGATCCGGCGTACCAGTCAATCAACAGGAAAATGTATGCCCCGGCCTGAAAACAGACaaagaatattattttcataaaaaggaGACAAAAAAAGCggcaattatttaattgttattgtaggaagaatattttattgttaaacacTTACGCCCGTGCACGTCGGAAGTGATAGGACAAACATGACAACAGTGATGACAATCAACGTGGGAATACGGAACCCAGCCTTGAGCCTGGGAAAAAAGTCTCCAATTACTTGAATAATCATCTCAATCGGTATCATCTGCAACAAAGACTATGTCTTTCCCGTAAAAGTATCACAAACAAACGTATACacgttttgaaaacatatgctATAAAAGTTACAAAACAACGCGTTACTTCACCTAAATATAAGAACATAAACCATTGCAAGTAGGCAACTGATTAACACATATTTTCAcgtttatttacaatgatatATCATTGTATACTTGAAATGTCTATGACTGCCTATGAAACACTTTCACAGAATCAAAGATATTTGAACCTGTGCTTCCAACCCAGTCAAGATTCCTGACAATAGGAATAGAAATGTCCAGAGCTGAGGCAAAGGCAACGAGCTGAGGGCTGTGATATACGCTACCAAACCAGTGGAAAACCCTGAAAAACAAAGACATCCACTTATTTAGTGTTTTGCATACACCATTTCGTGAAGTATGCTTAGGACACATTTAATGAGAAACAGCAGTATAACGATTGAATATTATGTTGATTTTAAGTGTTAGTGCGCTTCAGTGAATTTTCAATTTGACCAATAGCCACTTACAATAACATTATAGTCATACTTCATGCCTTTAATAATGTATAGAGTATACTAGTTTGAGCTTCTGGAAACAAGGGATACTTGTGTcacatatatgttttgtttcgtaATATGCATTGGtatatttgtgttgatttaaaaCGCTTTGGCAGAAGAGGaagaataatttaatatttgtcatcaGTAAAGTAGTGTTGACATTagattattaaaaaagaaagatgtTGCATTTAATGTATGCTTTATCcactaaaaatagaacaatgaTCCCTACCTGCTTTGACCAGCTCGCTGATAGGCATCCCGTAAGTGTGAGCCATGTTGCCCAGAACGGAGAAGCAAACCATTCCGTTAAAAATCGCAACTATTGAGTCCGTAAAAGTTATTACAATCGTTGTCCTATAATTGGAATATTAATGAGCAAAAGTTTATCTTTAGGGATATTCAATACAcgataaaaaaattaataattaatttcaagGTATTACTTGGAGAAAACAAGTATAGTCAAAAAGATCAAAAAGACGTCTTTGAACAATGCTTTAGCAGAACTTTTAGCATATGCACAAATATCTACCTGTAGCTATTATCACGAAATAAGGCATGTGATCCCATTACCATAATCGCTCCCCATCCAAAGGCGAACGAGTAGAACACCATCAAAGTAGCTTCTATCCAAACCTTTTTATTACCAAAGGACAATTAATGTTGGATTTTTTACGTCTATCAACgaattgattattatattgaaaatgtgtACTTTATATTAGGAATAAATCGTTTGGTTGGCCAAAACAAAATTCTAATCTGAACTTGGAAGAAGAGCGCTGAAGTGTACATGCCTTTTGTAGGCAAGATCCATTAATTTATGGAATGCGAAATAAACAAGTAAACTATGTATTTGCCATAACAATATATCCTTTTTTTAGCTAATTCAATAAATACGTTTGAAAAAGACGAAAAATTCAACGCTATTTTTATCTACCTACCCCAGGTTTCAAAAGCGTTGCAAAATTAggatagaaataaaaatatattccatcTGCTGATCCAGGCAACAAAAGTGAGCGGATAAACAACGCCACAGAAAACAAAAACGGGAGTGTAAGAGTCACATAGATCACCTGAAATAATGAAACGATATGCCTTAGCTTGTATTGCATTGTAGAACGTTTCGTCTTCAATATTGATGTTTCGCTTTTTTGTGTCATTGTGTGTCTCTAGTTGAGTATTGAGCTTTGAACATTATGCATTCTCAATTTTTGGCGGTGGGTTTTTCCGTGCTGTTTCAATATTACACATATACGAAAAGACAATTCCTCAGTCATTAACTCAAAGTTGTGTGTATTTGGTTTGCTAAAGAAGGAGGTAACACTGTCCGAGTATTTGTATATGATAAAGCAAACAGCATATACCTTTTCTATGGTTTTTATACTCTTGACAACAGTTAACGACACTATTATTCGAAAGACGAGCATCATGACGACgtatttccatataaaatgCGAGTAATCGTCGATACCTGTTGACATTTTCAGTGCTTGGAACCTGTTAGAAATTCAAAATGACAATATCTCATAATTTAGAATAGGAAATCATGACATATGATGGCGGGTATTTGGTTGTGTGTGTATCATGAATTGCTAACACTATGCGAGTGAAATACCTACTGCCAAAACTCCTCTGCAGCGGACATTCTTGGTATCTCGATCTTGGATGTACTCACATCAACCTTCATGTTCATGGTAGTCATATTAGCGTTAACCATAGAAGATGCACTGTAGTCTACGTCAGATGTTCCATTCATGCACGTGTTTGTGTTCCATGGGTTATTGCAAGATGGAAACGGAATTGGGTTGtagaatgaataaaaaacaaactcaaacaGCCAGCATCGAAAGATACTTGAACCGATCATGTATAAAAGGTACGCCAACGAAACAGTAATCCCAACTCCTGAAATGTATGTTGCACGTTTGCTCAATtgccatttgtttgcattactttgcatactttttaaagaaaggtGTCAGATAATTGCAAGTACAGCGAATAATTGTTTTCTCATACACTTATAGTTTTACTTTCAAGTAAACGACTTTGCTTACCTCTGAGTAAGGGACAGAAGTCCCAGACCTGATATGGCCCCCTTCCAGAGAATTTTGAGATCGTATATTCCATGAAAAACAACGGAACTCCGCAAACAAACGTCATGATAACGAATGGTATCAGAAAAGCCCCTGAAAAATCGATTTCaatacaacaacacattttttttcctgaCAAGATAaagtaattatgaaaatatatccCAATATGGTATTAAAATGGTCGATACTATTTCTCTCCGAATCAAAACCAAAACTTATTAATATTGAGGTTTGCTTTGATTTGCATTATTCATACGGAAATGACCAACATCTTATACGTAAATTGGGTCATATACAGGGTAGCATACAAAGCAAATGCCACAAAGTATTTCCAAGATTACCATAAAACTGTTGACAACGAAAACATGGAATGTTTCGCTTAAGTTCCTATAATAATACTGATATAAACTAATGGGAAGCCTTATAGAGCATTGCCAGAAAATAGCCTTATGGAGGGAAACATGAATCAAGATTGTATAAAAACCTCCGCCATTCCTGTAGACCAGGAACGGGAATCTCCAAATGTCAGCAAACCCCAGAGCATATCCCAGCAATGTCATGTATGTGCTGAAAGTGGACGAGAATTTCACAGCCTTACGTTGCTGCTGATGTCCACTTGAAGACACGCTTACGGTATCCGGGTACTCCATGATGCTGAAACAAACAACTTAGAATataacttaaagaaaaaaagtcgcTAAGAATCACCACAAAACAATGACGATTGATTCATACGATGTACATGACAACACGCATATAGAAATCACTCTccgtttttatttaaaatacatcaatACGTCTTGGTTGTAGGGAAAACTACAGAGTGCTGAAATCTTGTTCGACtcgaaaaatataaaaaagtacacGCCTTTCGGAGTGCTTTATTTTTGCGAGTCGAACATGATAAACCTacaaaaaacatgaatgtattACTAGGCATCTTGAGAAGTACGTGTcttcttaataaatgtttattttcagaatGTATCAGTACTTTTAAATAACTATTGATGGTCGTTTTTATCATCGGTGTCATAGGAAAAACGTTGGACATACGTCTTGACGAGAACAGCAAAATTCTTGAACTTTTAATCAAAAGGAAGATTCACATAACATTAATTTAAGATAATGCGGACGATCCATGATTTAGTGCTTTTGCATTCCTGGAGCATAAGCATAAGTTCTTTGGGGAAGAATCAATTTTTCGCAAGATTTTCTATTTGTTGATAGGTTATAATGATATGAATTCGACTTATCAGTGGACGTGATTACGAGCTAGACATGTGATATTGTCGAATACTGCACTTATATTTTGAACCTTGCACAGGCCATTGTTTGCCAAGTGTTACATCGATTTCCGGCATCCAAACAATCCCGCTTCTCTGATGACATTATTTAGTTTAACAAACGAGTAGACTTCAAGAATTTTCGACATCTTGCATTCTCGTTTTCAAGCCGTGATTATCTATAATACTTTAACGGGTTTCATTCGGCACAGACGAAGGCAAAAAAACTTCAGATCGGATGGTTGTCACCATTGTAGAGATGGGCAGTCCAAATTCTGTCGAATATTCTTGCAACTAGATGTGCAGCCTTCCGTACCACAGTAATATGCAAGCTACCATTATTCAATTACTTGcctttattgatatataatgaaattatttacgTTTGGAAAGTCTATGAAATTACTTACAAGGGGTGTCTGATATTGGTGGGCTCAATATCACTTTATAGTCGTACCGAATcgatgtttttgaaagaaaacactCGTAAGCATTTAAggtgtatacatatgtatgtatactGTTTGGATAATAATAAAGCTGATAAAATACATCGCCTATTAACTGTAATAAATTGTGTCAAGATCTTATGATGTGCTTAAAAAGCTTTTAGGTACTGTCCGTTATCAACACCAGTTAATAGAAGAAAGTCAGATATTCAGTGAATTATTTAACCTTTACTACTTATAAAGATTGCAACTATAATTTAAAGGAATAGCTATACTGAGAACAAACGAAGATTAATGATGCAGATAATTTACAGATGGCTGCATCCACCgcaaaataattcaacaataaCAGCTTCTATCAGTGtgtgttcaaatatttataacatatttaattcGATGATGTCAAATAGCTAGAAAATACCCATATGGCATTCAGAGAAGAAGTATATAATGCTTAAAGACACtggtaatataaaatatgaaataaaacatgtcactgacaaaataaaacacagaTTTATAGTTTGCACTTGCTTTGTGGAAACAGTTATACAAAGAGATGTAACTAAAAAGAAAGTGCACGTCCATAGAATAACGTTTAGAATCACTAGTTGATGCATTGCTCTTTAGAATGTCAAGGTATATATGTAGATATATAACTATATCAATGCATCTTCGTACAAAGGATTTTCTACTTATACTAGTAGTATGGAATGTTTGCGGGTCATCCGATCATTCACTAAATATTTTGcctaaatgacaaaaatagaacaaagtATCCTATACTACTTACAACACAATATTTGCTGTGGGTGACAACACAGGATTCCAGTGGATTTCACAGTGGAATAAAACTGGAAAATTGGAATCCATTAATTActcatatatttttgataattgttttttaaatgtatgtttattagAACATGCTTCATAAAGGgtttaatataattgataaaaaatgacaaagttttAGAAACATTAAAACGATGTATACGGCAATCGAAGTGAAATTCAATTATTGAGATCAACATTAAACATGTATCTCCGGTTTGTTTTTctacaaatatttctttattgttcaGATATTGAAATATGCTTCTTTTTAAAACTCTTTTTAACCCGGAAGGTTAAAACACACTTAGACACATATGGCTAAGCGGCTTGCGAAACACTTGTTTCAGAAACACGttacataaaaatgaatatatatatatgtatccttgatgtaaaattatcaataaaaattacTTCACGGCTACAGTAATCTGAGTGACGaacataatacatatagttTTCAAAGAAGtcatacataataaataaaaatatcttttttatattgGTACATCTTAAAGATTTAAGACAACTGAAGTTCAATAGGATGCCTGTCTACCATAACACCTGTAGGACTAGCCCAAGTGGACTTGGCGACAACAGATTCCTTTCAGATACCTTTTCTCTTCCTATCTTtctccccctctctctctctctctttcttccGCTTTCTTATTTCTTAAGCCAAACTCGTACTTATTTGAACTAAAAATATGTAACCATTATAAGTTGCCTAAAACCGCAACTGGTCCAAGGCGCAGAGAAAAACAAAAGCCCAGAGCTCAGACTATCCATGTATTCTTATTGATCGCAATTACATGCACGTCGAAACTGtaataacataaatgtataatataattaattgcaaaacaaataataatgaatgcAACAATGTACGAAATATCcaactgtaaaaaaaatcggtatcctttttaaaaaccatcgttttcgacatttattaatcctttttgatatattaaaacaattgtattaattgttgtaaatcttattttggagtagaTGCAATCTTTAAcagtgcatttttaaatttaatacttaaacaacaacagataaTTTCCAAACATCGAAAACAAACCATTACCATACTATTGTAAAAATAGTATtgttaatttaagttaaatatttttatatacaagaAATGTTTACCTGCAGCagaagtttatttttcaaatcaagAGTTCATTAAATCCACTGTAAACGAATTGCACTACACAATGACTAATAGTTACACTATGAAATTtgtttacctttttattttacttcataaAAGAGGGATGATTCAAAAAGTGACTAGTTATTAACGTTCTCGAAATCATATAATAGTACGCTCGGTTAGAAAAACAAGATCACTATACAAAATGCACTGAAAGCgagttaaaacatgtttgattcAACAAGGCAAATGGCTATGTAAACTCGTGAAATCAGCGCCCATTTATGAGCAATATGTCACAATATTTTACGGTAGTTTAAGGTACAATTTAGACCGAGATTAAACCGGTCAATGAATCGTGAATCACAATTTTATGGCAAACCTCGTGAATAGCGGATCGAAATAAAAATGCCCGCCCAACCCGTCcagtaaatgttttacatattaccCGCTTTGGTATCTACATGTTATATATGgtatttaagttatttagtttGCTAAACTTTGGTTGAATATATATTTCCCGCGTTGCTGTTTttggtattttgtatttttcagtgCCTCATCCCAGCGGTGGTTCGAGTATGGTCCACATACACGTTATGGCGGACTGATGTCTCTTCAGGGGGTGTTCGTCATGATATAGAATAGCCTTCCAACAGTCGGGGAACAATGGACTCCTAAGCGCCATCGGGATCTATCGTGAGTGTCGCTTTGTAATACCAGGAATGAACTACCACGTTTACACGTGCAACTGCTATGTGGAGTAATACTTTTGTCGATGTTCTGTAACATCAACACATAAAACTCTTACCTAGAGATCATTGTGATGAATCATAACTGGAAACTCGTGGGCATTTGGCTTCCGTATGTGACACTCAATCGATGCTAACATAAAGAGGACATGACAGACTGTTCAACTCCCCCTTTAGTGGATATAATTTTCATTGGACTGGACCAGCCTTCTTTACATCGTGTTAGGGTTGAGAAATTGTACTTTCTTTACATATTGAATGTGCATCTATTCTGTTCCATTTTTAACCATGTCTAAATAAGGAACAATGGACATTGGAAATAGCtaatttgcaaaaatatgcTACATCTTTGCTAAAATATGAACTTGTATTATTTGAATACGAAGGGTAGACGGCATTTTCCGTAGTATTTAATATTGGTTTGAATTTCACGCTTCTTAGTGAGTCGTGAATACGGGAAAAAATTTAGCAAGCCGAGAGTTGGCTGGGTTGTCTTCCAGTACagttaaaaatgcatatatacatataaattttaGAATTTAGTTGTATTTGGGCTTGTCGAGACCTAAACCTTGGTCGAGCACCTCGGTGCTAGTTATCACTTGGTAGGGGAATTCACAAATGGgctataaatatcaaattgggatttatacactaaaatcaattaattttataGAATATAGGTATAAATAACACTGATAATCCCGTTGCTGGAATTACAAATTCTGAACGAGTCTGCTGCATATATATTTCTCAAGGCCGGGAACGTCCTAGTACTTGGTGTCCCGGTGGATGCATAGTTGTGTCGCGTTGCGTCGTATTGCCAGGAGATTGCTGGTGTTGCATTGGCTATTGGCAATTGGTGGTTGCATTATTGCGTTGCGTTGCATTGCCTGGAGATTGCTGATGTTGCATTGGCTATTGACAATTGGTGGTTGCATTATTGCGTTGCGTTGCATTGCCAGGAGATTGCTGGTGTTGCATTTGCTATTGGCAATTGGTGGTTGCATTATTGCGTTGCGTTGCATTGCCTGGAGATTGCTGATGTTGCATTGGCTATTGACAATTGGTGGTTGCATTATTGCGTTGCGTTGCATTGCCAGGAGATTGCTGGTGTTGCATTTGCTATTGGCAATTGGTGGTTGCATTATTGCGTTGCGTTGCATTGCCAGGAGATTGCTGATGTTGCATTGGCTATTGACAATTGGTGGTTGCATTATTGTGTTGCGTTGCATTGCCAGGAGATTGCTGGTGTTGCATTGGCTATTGGCAATTGGTGGTTGCATTATTGCGTTGCGTTGCATTGCCAGGAGATTGCTGGTGTTGCATTGGCTATTGGCAATTGGTGGTTGCATTATTGCGTTGCGTTGCATTGCCAGGAGATTGCTGATGTTGCATAAGCTATTGGCAATTGGTGGTTGCATTGTTGCATTGTTGCGTTGCGTTGCCATAAGATTGCGGATTTTGCATTTGCTATTGGCAATTGGTGATTGGATTATTGCATTGCCAGGAGATTGCGGATTGCATTGTGGATTTTGCATTGACTATTGGCAATAGGATACTTTAGATGCAGACAGTAGTTGCTGGGTTGTCCCACTTTGCTAAACAGGCtatattacattttgtatataacatGTTGTATAATCAGTTGATATAATGGGTAAGCCCAGCCTTTCTCGGCTTGCGTGGTTCGTTCCCAGTCGGACTTCCAGCCGTGTGTCACTATGACCTATTATGGAGTTTACTTCTTTTTTTCGGCCATATCTTGCCAATCCTTTTACtaactatttgttttaacttttaagctGTTGCTCCAATAGCAGGTATTGTATAGCAAAGTTATTATGCTCTTATCACGTTGGTTATGTAGATATCTCGGGAACTTTCAATGTCGTTTGgttcttgtttcttttcaaACGAAGTCGTAAAATATTATAGCAGTACATCAGTTTTTAAttgtacttttaaaaatgtatgttatataagATTGATGCAGATTTAGGTATGTCTTAAAAATCTTggaaaataaaagtaatttgcTTTCTTTACGCCAAAATCATTTGGAATAATTACGTTTCATATATGAAATAGTTAAGATGCAACTGGTTTCAATTTACCATTGGTGTTGTTGACGGTAAGTATTTTTAATTCACTGTCAGTGCTCCATCACATGTAAACCACATGCTATACCTTGTTTTCTGTTTAATATAACTATGAcgtatttttctgttttattaatatataggcgatttttgttgaacatttgtttACTTCACGAATGTCATGAGTTTTTTTATGCCCACGGATCAAATTATACACGATATTGCACTTAAATCAACAAATTCAACATTCGAAAAGGTCATTGTTGGCGTTTTGAGCGTTTTGAGGTGTGATGCGACATTTTAGTTCATCAGTTAATTACTGAGTTAATTTTCCAAGAAGCTCGTTTTACAAAGTTATactgtttgaaaacaatatttaatagatCTTATAGCATTGAATTTTTGTCCGAGCATTCTTttcatgtatataatgttttgtaCGAAAGCATTCGAGCGTTCAAAAAAGGCCTGAAAAATAGGACTACAAGTTTAGGAACTCGTTGATAAATAGGGAATCCTCAACCGGTCGCGTGCGATACGGATTCTTCCACAAGCAACTCGAAGTAATACAACACCACGGATCAACTGACTAACGTaattttccttttattataccttcaaactatttttgaatcaagaacatgtttacaaaattttcaggcttaaattagttatcaaaacaaataatggttaaagaaGGACtgtataggtaattaattgattacccaatagaaacagaacagaacagaacataatttatTCGATTTAAACCATTACGGTTTCTCATCataaagatatacaaaatagatagatacaaatgttaaacaataaacaatacaagaGTATGAGTTGCTACATATTAACAAagtgataattaaatattaagcaGTGCATACGCACATAAAGATGAAAACAAGagaacaaattataatatttcatcacaTCCTGGATATATTatgcaaagaaaaaaatcatacagtGTTGTTTAATACGTTATTTCTAATTCGATATGCATCTCTTATATAGGTGGCAAGATTATTAAGTTCGTTTCTTCTTTTGGAATTAAGCAGTAAAAGCATTTTGAAAACACTTGGATTTCTCCtataaaaagttttaatgtgTCTTCGTCTAAGATCTTCATAAGgtgcatatttaaacaaaaaatggaattcatcttcaatgtcatttCAGTTGCACACTTGGCATACACGTTCAAGTCTTTCAATACGATTTCGTCCGTATCTTCCCGTTTCTATTCTTAACCGATGTGTAGAAGTTCTCATCTGGACGACTAAACGTCTCTTTTCTGAATTTCTAATGACGTCCAAATATTGCTCGTTCTCTAAGTTTAATTTcatatgtttatacaataagtataaaacgaTGTTATTTTCTAAATCCCTATGCCATTCTTGCATGAAATTGTCGATCATGGTTTGTTTAAATTACACAATTAAATGATTGCAATTAATAGATTGGGGATCTTCCCACACATATGCATATCCATATCTGCATACtaattctttaatttttgaTAACCAATTTGATTTAGCATCATCGATACAGTCTTGTAACAAACAGttatatatagcatttataacacaatttttaCTCTTAACCACTTCCAACCAATACTTTATAATTCTGGAAAATCTGTTTATATACAATGGGTATCGTTGCAATTCTCCATAAATAGCGGCATTGGTACACGATAATTTAACACCTAAAATGCGtttacaaaacttcaaatgtatGCGTTCGATCTCCTTAGATTTAACACTACCCCATATTTCACATGCATAGTTTAAAATTGACGCTACAAATGAGTCAAAGAGCTCACAACAAACCTTAGAACTAAAagttaagtgttttgtttttaataacaatgaGTTCATGGCTCTTAATCCTTTACTTGCCACGGTGCCTTGATTCGTACTGAATGTACCATTTGCACTAAACACGCTACCTAGGTAGTTAAATTCGTTTACAACATCTAATTCAACACCTTCATAAAACcattgttcattgtttaattttctaCCTCTCCGctaaaaaaactattatttttgttttgtctgtatTGACACTTAGCCCCTAGCTAGAGCAGATAGATTCTTTTATTCCTCCAACAATGGAGagcattacatatttataacatacaatacatgaatatacagttgatatataatcataacataGAAAAGAATAGGAAAATGATATGCATGGCATCAATTTCAGGGTacacaacaatacaaagaaTGGGAAATAAATGACATGTCCCTACATTACACATCGTCCTGCATTTTAGATAGAGTTATGACAATGATATAAAAGGAGtgatatttataagtaaagTAAGCATAGTGAAATAGATagttacttttacaaaaaacaacccAAATGAACAAGGCTTTAAATGAGGGTATGTTTACACACATTGTACATTTACTTACATATGCGGTAAAAAATGAGCCAGTGGCTTGCTGAGAAAATGTAAGTATCGTAGTACCGTCTTGAAAATATGTACTCAACTGCGGTCGCTGAGCGTAAAAGATCGGAAACCGGACATCATTTCTAATAATTGTTCGGAATAatgcatttgacaaaattcgTCATACTGATTTACTGTgaacattaaacttaattttcgACAAAGGCACTGCCTAGTAGTATCGTTCGAAcgacaaaataacaaaacatgttctgaaatgaaatacgtTTGATCAGAACATAGTGTGCACTTAGTAACGTAGAGTCTACTGAA
Proteins encoded in this region:
- the LOC128232696 gene encoding sodium- and chloride-dependent neutral and basic amino acid transporter B(0+)-like isoform X2, whose product is MEYPDTVSVSSSGHQQQRKAVKFSSTFSTYMTLLGYALGFADIWRFPFLVYRNGGGAFLIPFVIMTFVCGVPLFFMEYTISKFSGRGPYQVWDFCPLLRGVGITVSLAYLLYMIGSSIFRCWLFEFVFYSFYNPIPFPSCNNPWNTNTCMNGTSDVDYSASSMVNANMTTMNMKVDVSTSKIEIPRMSAAEEFWQFQALKMSTGIDDYSHFIWKYVVMMLVFRIIVSLTVVKSIKTIEKVIYVTLTLPFLFSVALFIRSLLLPGSADGIYFYFYPNFATLLKPGVWIEATLMVFYSFAFGWGAIMVMGSHALFRDNSYRTTIVITFTDSIVAIFNGMVCFSVLGNMAHTYGMPISELVKAGFSTGLVAYITALSSLPLPQLWTFLFLLSGILTGLEAQMIPIEMIIQVIGDFFPRLKAGFRIPTLIVITVVMFVLSLPTCTGAGAYIFLLIDWYAGSWTGTIVALIEVISISWVYGLDRLSEDTQVMLGRPLYAVFRWLLAFISPAIVLVILFLSCVEYVPPNYGSYHYPGYAQAIGWGTVVVTVAPIFGYAILNLYRAKGTVSQRISSLCRPTDTWGPCGDRMDCNYRKNKIKYSERTFWDLFYFNVFGRYPKNSAINLLLDHELTILKS
- the LOC128232696 gene encoding sodium- and chloride-dependent neutral and basic amino acid transporter B(0+)-like isoform X1 — encoded protein: MDSNFPVLFHCEIHWNPVLSPTANIVFIMEYPDTVSVSSSGHQQQRKAVKFSSTFSTYMTLLGYALGFADIWRFPFLVYRNGGGAFLIPFVIMTFVCGVPLFFMEYTISKFSGRGPYQVWDFCPLLRGVGITVSLAYLLYMIGSSIFRCWLFEFVFYSFYNPIPFPSCNNPWNTNTCMNGTSDVDYSASSMVNANMTTMNMKVDVSTSKIEIPRMSAAEEFWQFQALKMSTGIDDYSHFIWKYVVMMLVFRIIVSLTVVKSIKTIEKVIYVTLTLPFLFSVALFIRSLLLPGSADGIYFYFYPNFATLLKPGVWIEATLMVFYSFAFGWGAIMVMGSHALFRDNSYRTTIVITFTDSIVAIFNGMVCFSVLGNMAHTYGMPISELVKAGFSTGLVAYITALSSLPLPQLWTFLFLLSGILTGLEAQMIPIEMIIQVIGDFFPRLKAGFRIPTLIVITVVMFVLSLPTCTGAGAYIFLLIDWYAGSWTGTIVALIEVISISWVYGLDRLSEDTQVMLGRPLYAVFRWLLAFISPAIVLVILFLSCVEYVPPNYGSYHYPGYAQAIGWGTVVVTVAPIFGYAILNLYRAKGTVSQRISSLCRPTDTWGPCGDRMDCNYRKNKIKYSERTFWDLFYFNVFGRYPKNSAINLLLDHELTILKS